TTCTCCCGTAGCGTCAGGGATGAATGGTTGCAACGCCCGGTAATCCCCCTACATTACCGTTGAGGATTTTGATTATGAATATGGCAAAGGAACAGATCCACTATGGACTGGAGCACCATGGTATTTTGCAACCCGGCATGGTGTATTGGAATCTTTCGGTACCGGCCCTCTACGAAGAAGCCCTGCGACGCCGGGAAGGAATGTTAGCAGCAGCGGGGCCTTTAGTAGTCCGAACGGGCCATCACACCGGTCGATCGCCCAATGACAAATTCATTGTTCGGGAAGCCAGTACCGTGGATGAAGTTTGGTGGGGCAAAATTAACCATCCCTTGAGTGAACACCGCTTTGAGTCGCTCCGGGCGCGGATGTTGGCCTATTTGCAAGGGCGCGATCTGTTTGTGCAGCATCGCTTTGCGGGGGCTGATCCGGCCTATCGCATTGGGGTGCGTTTCATTACCGAAATGGCTTGGCATAACTTATTTGTGCAAAATCTGTTTATTTCCCCCAGTCATGAAGAGCTTTTAAACTTTGTTCCCGATTTTACGGTGATTACATTGCCCAATTTCCATGCCACACCTGAAATTGACGGCACCAATTCCGATGTTTTTATTGTTTTAGATTTTGAGCGTAAGCTGGTGTTGATTGGTGGCACTAGCTATGCCGGAGAGATGAAAAAAGCAATCTTCACAACGTTGAACTATCTGTTGCCCCATCACCATGTGTTGCCGATGCACTGCGCGGCCAATGTGGGTCAGGATGGTCGGGTCGCATTGTTCTTTGGCCTGTCGGGAACGGGAAAAACCACGCTGTCCGCCGATCCCCAGCGGACATTGATTGGGGATGATGAACATGGCTGGAGCGATCGGGGCATTTTCAACTTTGAAGGCGGCTGCTATGCCAAGTTAATTCGTCTGTCACCGGAAGCGGAGCCGGATATTTATCAAACCACCCAACGGTTTGGCACGATTTTGGAAAATGTGGCGATCGATCCGCTAACGCGACAGTTGGACTTAGATGATGGGAGCTTAACAGAAAACACAAGGGGAGCCTATCCCATCCGGTTTATTGACAATATCGATTCCACGGGAACCACGGGCCATCCCCAGGATATTGTGTTTCTAACGGCGGATGCGTTGGGGATTTTGCCGCCGATCGCGCAACTAACGCCAGAACAGGCGATGTACCATTTCCTCAGCGGTTACACGTCCAAGGTGGCCGGAACGGAAAAGGGCTTGGGCCATGAGCCGGAGGTGGTCTTTAGCGCATGCTTTGGTGCACCGTTTATGGCATTGCATCCCCATGTCTATGCCGATTTGCTCGGGCAAAAGATTGTGCGGCACCGTGCTCGGGTGTGGTTGGTGAATACGGGCTGGACGGGGGGCAGCTATGGTGAGGGCGATCGCATGCCGATTCAGCAAACGCGGGCGATGTTATCTGCGGCGTTGAGTGGGGCATTGGATCAGGTGAAGACGGTGGTTGATCCGTTGTTTGGCTTCCGGATTCCGATCGCCTGTCCGGGCGTGGAGGCCAAGCTGTTAAATCCCCGTCTGACGTGGAGTGATCCAGCAAATTATGATTTGCAAGCGTTGAAGTTAGCGCAACGGTTTGTGGATAATTTTCGGCAGTTTGAGGCGATGGTAAGTCCTGAAGTTCTGCAAGGTGCACCATCCCTGACGCTCCAACCGGATTTGGTTTCGATGCGGT
The window above is part of the Alkalinema sp. FACHB-956 genome. Proteins encoded here:
- a CDS encoding phosphoenolpyruvate carboxykinase → MAKEQIHYGLEHHGILQPGMVYWNLSVPALYEEALRRREGMLAAAGPLVVRTGHHTGRSPNDKFIVREASTVDEVWWGKINHPLSEHRFESLRARMLAYLQGRDLFVQHRFAGADPAYRIGVRFITEMAWHNLFVQNLFISPSHEELLNFVPDFTVITLPNFHATPEIDGTNSDVFIVLDFERKLVLIGGTSYAGEMKKAIFTTLNYLLPHHHVLPMHCAANVGQDGRVALFFGLSGTGKTTLSADPQRTLIGDDEHGWSDRGIFNFEGGCYAKLIRLSPEAEPDIYQTTQRFGTILENVAIDPLTRQLDLDDGSLTENTRGAYPIRFIDNIDSTGTTGHPQDIVFLTADALGILPPIAQLTPEQAMYHFLSGYTSKVAGTEKGLGHEPEVVFSACFGAPFMALHPHVYADLLGQKIVRHRARVWLVNTGWTGGSYGEGDRMPIQQTRAMLSAALSGALDQVKTVVDPLFGFRIPIACPGVEAKLLNPRLTWSDPANYDLQALKLAQRFVDNFRQFEAMVSPEVLQGAPSLTLQPDLVSMR